In Erigeron canadensis isolate Cc75 chromosome 7, C_canadensis_v1, whole genome shotgun sequence, one DNA window encodes the following:
- the LOC122608494 gene encoding 1-aminocyclopropane-1-carboxylate oxidase 3, with translation MANSPYSTNVPLDFRAPPPSPVAAGRRSSVANDEILTEFLHRSLRVPDLVLPDRVFPRQNSKIQNLPKLDFKALNNSSSGFDQVIDVIAQTGCFELVNHGISGQLLSSVVDSGAGVFRLSQEKKSIVSRSAERLYGFVEFHGDEKELNEEFVWCRDDSLKLVMEKVWADQYSNFSEKMEALMCKIENISEVLVQLFLARFSLKPRFDDDDDGVKKKEIAGSLCYLYKHCSDSEIISNDDQYMDSLRYDVIRMLIRGSEHSHTLCFHVCDGSSEFHVYSKKGWVSFSPDTNALIITIGDQLQTWSEGKYKHVIGRPIFKGDLEDYISMAFLYSPPPPIPKIQKDNTISFGHQVLFVLILTFLYNLYSFIFT, from the exons ATGGCAAATTCACCTTATTCTACCAATGTCCCACTAGATTTTCGTGCACCACCGCCATCACCAGTGGCTGCAGGCCGTAGATCATCAGTAGCCAACGACGAGATCCTAACGGAGTTTCTCCATAGGTCATTACGTGTGCCTGATCTCGTGTTGCCAGATCGTGTCTTCCCTCGCCAAAACTCCAAGATCCAAAACCTTCCTAAACTAGATTTTAAGGCACTAAACAATAGTTCTTCAGGTTTTGATCAAGTAATTGATGTGATTGCACAAACGGGCTGTTTTGAGCTAGTTAACCATGGAATTTCGGGTCAACTTTTGTCTTCTGTGGTTGATTCTGGAGCTGGTGTGTTTCGGTTGTCACAAGAGAAGAAGTCTATTGTTTCAAGGTCTGCTGAGAGGCTATATGGTTTTGTGGAGTTTCACGGAGACGAGAAGGAATTGAACGAAGAGTTCGTTTGGTGTAGAGACGATTCGTTGAAGTTGGTAATGGAGAAAGTTTGGGCCGATCAATATTCGAATTTCAG CGAAAAAATGGAAGCCCTGATGTGTAAGATAGAAAACATATCCGAAGTTCTCGTGCAATTGTTTTTGGCTCGTTTTAGTCTAAAACCgagatttgatgatgatgatgatggagttaaaaagaaagaaattgcgGGGTCTTTATGTTATCTCTACAAGCATTGTAGCGATTCAGAAATAATATCGAATGATGATCAATATATGGATTCATTGAGATATGATGTGATCCGAATGCTGATTAGAGGATCTGAACACTCTCACACGCTTTGCTTTCACGTATGTGATGGATCTTCGGAGTTTCATGTTTATTCTAAGAAAGGTTGGGTATCGTTTTCTCCTGATACCAATGCCTTAATCATCACCATTGGTGATCAATTGCAG ACATGGAGTGAAGGAAAATACAAGCATGTTATAGGAAGGCCAATCTTCAAAGGCGATTTAGAGGATTATATATCAATGGCATTTCTCTATAGTCCACCTCCACCCATACCCAAAATCCAAAAGGACAATACCATTTCATTCGGCCACCAAGTcttgtttgttttgattttaacCTTTCTTTACAATCTttactcttttatttttacttag
- the LOC122607321 gene encoding protein SAWADEE HOMEODOMAIN HOMOLOG 1-like gives MTTAEPMDTDTQIKDVSEFTLAESLEMESLYKKRGKESQQQELCAELATKFSNSAYRNGKSIITQGQVHSWFLDRQLYSTIKRKTSVVSDAVAKQHPTINPSSSGLKNLIALSKAWAAAEKPKKPKAQRVAELSDLMFEALSAKDCAWYDVATFLTFRIMYSGELEVRVRFSGFSHDEDEWVNLRKGIRERSIPLEALECHKVKVGDLILCYRANEDHALYSDAHVLHIERQLHDKDDCTCTFLVRFEYDNAELEVHCSEICRRPS, from the exons ATGACAACTGCAGAACCCATGGATACCGATACACAAATTAAGGATGTTTCTGAATTTACACTCGCTGAg TCACTGGAAATGGAATCTTTATACAAGAAACGGGGTAAAGAATCACAACAGCAGGAGCTCTGTGCAGAACTTGCAACCAAATTCAG TAACTCAGCATATCGAAATGGAAAATCTATTATCACACAGGGCCAG GTACACTCCTGGTTTCTTGATAGACAGTTGTATTCAACCATTAAGCGTAAAACCTCGGTGGTGTCAGATGCAGTGGCAAAGCAGCATCCGACGATAAACCCTTCATCAAGTGGTCTAAAAAATCTTATTGCCTTGTCCAAAGCATGGGCTGCAGCTGAAAAACCAAAGAAGCCTAAAG CTCAACGCGTTGCAGAACTTTCAGATTTGATGTTTGAAGCTTTGTCAGCAAAGGATTGTGCTTG gTATGACGTGGCTACATTTCTTACTTTCCGAATAATGTACTCTGGGGAGCTT GAAGTTCGTGTAAGATTTTCTGGTTTTAGTCACGATGAAGATGAGTGGGTGAATCTAAGAAAGGGAATTCGTGAGCGGTCAATCCCCTTGGAGGCTTTAGAATGTCATAAGGTCAAAGTTGGTGATCTTATCTTATGCTATAGG GCAAATGAAGATCACGCACTTTATTCTGATGCACATGTTTTACACATTGAAAGGCAGCTGCATGATAAAGATGATTGCACTTGTACctttttggttcggtttgagTACGATAATGCCGAG TTGGAAGTCCATTGTAGCGAGATATGTCGAAGGCCTTCATGA
- the LOC122608615 gene encoding NAC domain-containing protein 76-like: MMSTENGQLSVPPGFRFHPTDEELLYYYLRKKISYEAIDLDVIREVDLNKLEPWDLKDKCRIGSGPQNEWYFFSHKDKKYPTGTRTNRATTAGFWKATGRDKAIHLLSNSKRIGMRKTLVFYTGRAPHGQKTDWIMHEYRLDDQFSNATAPSEVQEDGWVVCRVFKKKNHTRLSPFQADDQRDHTLNTEDDHHQDMNKSFEPQTMHGYDCNITSGTTLFDGSMHLPQLLASPQDHTPYFIAPRGHLVHNNNNETSTMMINDMDCSRNLLSLMSANRAGCGCSSVLQSQDKPLLATSNMTADWSFLDKLLASNQHHPGPTLNHHSTCNGSSSSQPFHHPEVSPSSQIFPFHYLGYENDILKFSK, translated from the exons ATGATGTCTACGGAAAATGGGCAACTATCGGTCCCTCCAGGGTTCCGATTCCACCCGACAGATGAGGAGTTGCTCTACTATTATCTGcgcaaaaaaatttcatatgaGGCTATTGACCTTGATGTAATTAGAGAAGTGGATCTCAACAAACTTGAACCATGGGATCTAAAAG ATAAGTGTAGAATCGGGTCGGGTCCTCAGAATGAATGGTACTTCTTCAGCCACAAGGATAAAAAGTATCCTACTGGAACCCGGACAAACAGGGCCACAACTGCTGGATTTTGGAAAGCAACAGGAAGAGACAAAGCCATCCATCTTCTTAGCAATTCCAAGAGAATTGGGATGCGAAAGACGCTAGTATTTTACACTGGACGCGCCCCTCATGGTCAGAAAACCGACTGGATCATGCATGAATATCGCCTAGATGATCAGTTTTCCAATGCTACTGCGCCATCAGAGGTCCAg GAAGATGGTTGGGTTGTTTGTCGCGTGTTTAAGAAAAAGAACCATACCAGATTAAGCCCATTTCAAGCTGACGATCAACGAGATCATACTCTCAATACCGAAGATGATCACCATCAAGATATGAACAAGTCATTTGAGCCTCAAACTATGCATGGCTACGACTGTAACATTACAAGTGGCACGACGCTATTTGACGGTTCAATGCATCTTCCTCAGCTTTTGGCTTCTCCTCAAGATCACACGCCTTATTTTATTGCACCACGTGGTCACTTAGTCCATAACAACAATAACGAGACTAGTACCATGATGATCAACGATATGGATTGTTCAAGAAACTTGTTGAGTTTAATGTCAGCCAATCGGGCCGGTTGTGGTTGTAGTAGTGTACTTCAGTCACAAGACAAACCACTATTAGCTACTAGTAACATGACCGCCGATTGGTCTTTCTTGGACAAGCTTCTAGCTTCCAACCAACATCATCCTGGCCCGACCCTTAATCATCACAGCACGTGTAATGGGTCTTCGTCTTCTCAACCCTTTCATCATCCTGAAGTTAGCCCATCATCTCAAATATTTCCTTTTCATTACCTTGGTtatgaaaatgatattttaaagTTCTCCAAGTAG